The genome window AATCCGTAATGGGCTATATGTTCTTTTTCTAGGCAACCCTATATTTTATTTATTTTCAAATCTTCCGTTCTTACTAATGTTCTTATTTGGAGCAGCTGTTGCGAAGAAAAAATGGCTGCATCGTTTTGAAGAATATCGAAAAGGCTTTTTCATTACGTGGTTACTAACATTGATTTTTGGTGGGACATTGGGCTGGATATTACCTTTCCTTTCAGAAAACTTTTCTGCTGTTCAATATATTAGCTCACCACTCCTAACAATCTTTTATGCCATTAGCTTGATCTTTATTTATCACACGGTGAATGGGAAGAAAATTTTACAGTGGTTAGCGTTCCCTGGAAGAATGGCATTCACAAACTATATCGGCCAATCTATTATATGTACATTTTTATTTGGACCATTTGCATTCGGCGTATACGGAAAACTTCACTTAACGACAGCTATCATCATTGCCATTGTCATTTTTGCTTTCCAAGTGATTTTTAGTAAGCTTTGGTTATCCAAATTCCGCTTCGGGCCACTAGAATATGTTTGGAGGTCATTCACTTATTTAGGTATTAATAAGGAATCTAAAAAAGTATAGCTTAGGTGCTGATCAACTGTGAGTTCTCGATAAATTTAGGATTCTTTTTGATAAAATGAACTAAGGGGCTGTATGTATAATTAGAGAAATCATTTATAACAACAAGAAAGGATTGATAAATATTGAAGCAATCATTAAAACAGGCGATAGCTTTACAAGCCGTAGAGGAGTCTGTTACTTATACGGATAGTAAATTAGGCGGACGACCTTATTGTAAATTAGGTGATAGCTTTCCTGTACATAGTAGTGGCACACCTTATATGTTTTTAGCACAGCTTAATTTTTCTCAGCTACCTTCACTGGAAGATTACCCACAGCAAGGGCTTCTACAGTTTTTTGTGTTGGCAGATGAGGATTATGGTGTTTACGAGGATGGTTATTATTGTCGCTATTATGCGGACTTTGAGCCCTCTCATGATATAGAGCCTTTTTCTGATAAGGAGATGGAGTATGAGCTATGTGAACCAATTATCTTTGGTGGTCCTTATGCATTTAAAGCAACATTACGAGAAGAGTTAGTACCATACACAGATCCTCGCTCCGTTCATTATGACTTACCAATGGAGAACCCTGCATATTCAAAGTATTTTGATCAAACAGATGGTAGTGGCACAAAAATAGGTGGCTACGCATTTATGGATCAAAATAGTTTTGATGAGAATAATGGCAATGCAGAGCTGCTGTTTCAATTAGATATGGAGGGTGATGCCCATAAGACATATGCCATGATAGCAGACTCTGGCACATTGCAATTTTTTATCGAGCGAGATTCTCTGATCGCAAAGGATTTTTCTAATCTTTATTATTATCTTTACAGTATGTAATAGAAATCGTATCGCTAAGGCAGTGGCGATACGTTTTTATTGCCTTCGCGTGTAAATATGCCTCAATCGTAAGAGTCAAATAGCGCCCACCTGTTACTCAGGGGGCGCTATTTGACTCTTACATAAAAAACTTAAATTAATTGGTCTAGACTCCCATCAACTAAGAGTATTGTCTGGATAGGGTATTTTTCCTGCGCAATATTCCTTCCATAGCCCATTTAACCAACTACTATTAAAATTACAAAGCACTGCCTCTAATAATAATGCAATATCATCTGATAAATAAGCTGCAAGATCAGGTTGGATGTTCAGACATAAGATCAAATACTTTCCAACTGATTATTTCAATGTCAGTATTGATTTCCTGCTTGATCGAACAAACAGAATAGATAGTAATGTTGAAAATAGTAAAATACAAAAATAAGTTAGATTTGTAACGAAAATGCAGAGAATTGCAATTAAGTAAAGTTACAATTCTCTGCATTTTTATTTTGCAATTAACAACTAGAGGCGAAGTATTCCTATCACTTCTGATGATTCGTTAGATTAAAGGGCGATATATATCATTCCAGTAAGGAATCATCTCTTCTGAAAAAATATAAATAAAATCATTAGAAGATAGGTTTCCTAAATTATCTAATGCAATTCCAAACTTGAAATATATTTTATAGTTTCTGTTTATAAAATACTCTTCATTTTTTAAACTATCCAATTTAGAACCGAATTTTGATAACAATTTATTATCAATAAAAACTTCCTCTTTACAATTTAAGGCTAGTTGAATTAACTGTCCTTTTTCATTATACATTGCTTGACTATTCGTCCTGTTTTCTGTAGTTATACCCTTTTTTTTATTCTTGCTTATTTTTAAAGGAACTCCCCATATTTTTTCAATTTCACTCAGTTGCATGCCGAATTTCAATAATCCAACAGATTGATACGGAGTAATTTCATATTTTAAGTTTATTAGCTGATTATCAATACTTCTGAATTG of Lysinibacillus agricola contains these proteins:
- a CDS encoding YwqG family protein — protein: MKQSLKQAIALQAVEESVTYTDSKLGGRPYCKLGDSFPVHSSGTPYMFLAQLNFSQLPSLEDYPQQGLLQFFVLADEDYGVYEDGYYCRYYADFEPSHDIEPFSDKEMEYELCEPIIFGGPYAFKATLREELVPYTDPRSVHYDLPMENPAYSKYFDQTDGSGTKIGGYAFMDQNSFDENNGNAELLFQLDMEGDAHKTYAMIADSGTLQFFIERDSLIAKDFSNLYYYLYSM